The proteins below come from a single uncultured Dethiosulfovibrio sp. genomic window:
- the hisF gene encoding imidazole glycerol phosphate synthase subunit HisF: MLTKRIIPCLDVKAGRVVKGINFKDLRDAGDPAELAETYMKEGADELVLLDISASEERRGTMARWVQDVADRLTIPFTVGGGISSADQARELVSIGADKISLNTAAVDNPDLISRCADLLGSQAVVVAIDVKKKGKSWKVFTHGGNLETSLHCLDWIEQVEKMGCGEILLTSMDGDGTKEGYDLELLTEASKRTSVPIIASGGAGSAEHIAQALESGAQAALAASIFHYGILRIKEVKEHLSERGIPVRIGE; encoded by the coding sequence ATGCTGACTAAAAGGATAATACCCTGCCTGGACGTAAAGGCTGGACGGGTGGTAAAGGGCATCAACTTCAAAGACCTTAGAGACGCAGGAGATCCGGCGGAGCTGGCAGAGACCTACATGAAAGAGGGAGCCGACGAGCTGGTACTGCTCGATATAAGCGCGTCGGAGGAAAGGAGGGGGACCATGGCCCGGTGGGTCCAGGATGTGGCGGACAGACTGACCATACCTTTCACAGTGGGAGGGGGCATATCCTCGGCGGATCAGGCCAGAGAGCTTGTATCCATAGGGGCGGACAAAATATCCCTCAACACCGCCGCTGTTGACAACCCGGACCTCATATCCCGCTGTGCCGACCTCCTAGGCTCTCAGGCGGTAGTGGTGGCCATAGACGTCAAGAAAAAGGGCAAAAGCTGGAAGGTGTTCACCCACGGAGGAAACCTGGAGACCTCTTTACACTGTTTAGACTGGATAGAGCAGGTCGAAAAGATGGGATGCGGCGAGATACTGCTCACCTCCATGGACGGTGACGGAACCAAAGAGGGCTATGATCTGGAGCTACTGACGGAGGCATCTAAAAGGACGTCGGTCCCTATAATAGCCTCCGGCGGGGCTGGCTCGGCGGAGCACATAGCCCAGGCGCTGGAGTCGGGAGCTCAGGCGGCACTGGCGGCGTCCATATTTCACTACGGCATACTCAGGATCAAAGAGGTAAAAGAACACCTCTCGGAGAGAGGGATTCCCGTTAGAATAGGAGAATAA
- a CDS encoding imidazoleglycerol-phosphate dehydratase — protein MISQIRTTKETSVEISLEVAPIEQTVSVKTGCPFMDHMIILLAFHGGWSLTVSAQGDDVDDHHITEDLAITLGSSVLKSLEGRTYRRYGWCAMPMDGTLVLTSVDLSGRGSLTSDLPFPTEKCGSFDTELIEEFWRAFARESRSTVHLRTLSVDNSHHLAEATFKGMGQALKQALEDDRSVRSTKGVLV, from the coding sequence ATGATCTCCCAGATAAGGACGACGAAGGAGACCTCCGTGGAGATATCCCTGGAAGTAGCCCCTATCGAACAGACCGTATCGGTAAAGACAGGATGCCCTTTTATGGACCACATGATAATCCTGCTGGCCTTCCATGGAGGATGGTCCCTGACGGTCTCCGCCCAAGGGGACGACGTGGACGACCACCACATCACCGAGGACCTTGCCATAACATTAGGGAGCTCCGTCCTTAAATCCCTGGAGGGCAGAACCTACAGAAGATACGGCTGGTGCGCCATGCCTATGGACGGAACACTGGTTCTTACGTCGGTGGACCTTAGCGGAAGAGGAAGCCTAACCTCGGACCTCCCCTTCCCCACCGAAAAGTGCGGATCCTTCGACACAGAGCTGATAGAGGAGTTCTGGAGGGCCTTTGCCCGAGAGTCTAGGTCCACGGTACACCTGAGGACCCTCTCTGTGGACAACTCCCACCACCTGGCAGAGGCCACATTCAAGGGAATGGGACAGGCGCTTAAACAGGCCCTGGAGGACGACAGATCGGTCCGATCCACCAAGGGGGTGCTGGTTTGA
- a CDS encoding ATP phosphoribosyltransferase regulatory subunit produces the protein MTCTMIRVAEGSSNAGGKMAIAMERCRHLMVDRFNRHGYRLFWPSGLQLLETCWLLPPSIRRQLIVLNSPAGEPCCLRPDITLAAVSYMASNYPPDQWPLRICYSDRVYRKAPKGSAIETFQIGAELLGWEGEGADLEMLHLLAKSLDDLGLTDTVLVLSDPSLVSRAMEGIDPDMREKMIRSLQDRSYRSYMDLARNAPGPQRKFLQALPELKGKGDALEEIKKLTGKGETEALERIHRSISSVMSKDRVFFDLASVRELDYYSGPIFDVYSSGSGTSLGGGGRYDGLLSRYGLSGQAVGFGLDLEELAKQSSYRNPEPIVAVWGGGTSVEKALNSCSILHDLGLTTEILWSSEKNQSQERTRAKGYRWWFDPEDRLIVDVEKGLEIDLDRWIEERNDLR, from the coding sequence ATGACCTGCACCATGATCAGAGTGGCCGAGGGATCGTCCAACGCCGGAGGGAAGATGGCCATAGCCATGGAGAGATGCCGACATCTTATGGTGGACCGATTCAATCGCCACGGCTACAGGCTCTTTTGGCCCTCAGGGCTTCAGCTTCTGGAGACCTGCTGGCTACTCCCTCCGTCCATAAGACGACAGCTTATAGTCCTGAACTCGCCAGCAGGAGAGCCCTGCTGTCTAAGGCCCGACATAACCTTGGCGGCGGTCAGCTACATGGCAAGCAACTATCCTCCCGACCAGTGGCCTCTCAGGATATGCTATTCCGACCGGGTGTACCGAAAGGCCCCTAAAGGATCGGCGATAGAGACATTTCAGATAGGTGCGGAGCTACTGGGATGGGAGGGAGAGGGGGCGGACCTGGAGATGCTCCACCTTCTGGCTAAATCCCTGGACGACCTGGGACTGACCGACACGGTGCTAGTGCTGAGCGACCCTTCTCTGGTGTCCAGGGCCATGGAGGGCATCGACCCAGACATGAGGGAAAAAATGATCCGATCCCTTCAGGATCGGTCCTACCGTTCCTATATGGACCTAGCCCGAAACGCCCCAGGACCTCAGAGAAAGTTTCTACAGGCCCTTCCTGAGCTCAAAGGCAAGGGGGATGCCCTTGAGGAGATAAAAAAGCTGACCGGCAAGGGAGAGACCGAGGCCTTAGAGAGGATACACCGGTCAATATCGTCGGTGATGTCGAAAGACAGGGTCTTCTTCGACCTGGCATCGGTGAGGGAGCTGGACTACTACAGCGGACCGATATTCGATGTCTACTCATCGGGATCGGGAACCTCCTTAGGGGGAGGGGGAAGGTACGACGGCCTCCTGAGCCGCTACGGCCTGTCAGGTCAGGCCGTAGGATTCGGCCTGGACCTGGAGGAGCTGGCAAAACAGTCGTCATATCGAAACCCCGAGCCTATCGTGGCTGTGTGGGGAGGGGGAACATCGGTGGAAAAGGCCCTTAACTCCTGCTCCATCCTCCACGACCTGGGACTCACCACGGAGATACTGTGGAGCTCTGAGAAAAACCAATCCCAGGAGCGAACCAGAGCCAAAGGATACCGATGGTGGTTCGACCCGGAGGACAGGCTGATAGTCGACGTCGAGAAGGGCCTGGAGATAGACCTAGATAGATGGATAGAGGAAAGGAATGACCTGCGATGA
- the hisH gene encoding imidazole glycerol phosphate synthase subunit HisH — protein MNIGIIDYGAGNLGNVVRALKRLDLEGAVLSLPEEAKKASFLILPGVGAFDPAMKNLAGRGWDERIIDWAERGNPILGICLGMQLMAQSSTEGELTPGLGLIDGQVVKLDITPSPHMGWNTLSGSKEHYYFVHSYGIVRSKDVATTTEVGGMSFVSSVVKGSVTGLQFHPERSGPSGLQLLDKIIKGKGL, from the coding sequence TTGAACATCGGCATAATAGACTACGGGGCGGGCAACCTGGGCAACGTGGTCAGAGCCCTGAAAAGGCTGGACCTGGAAGGTGCGGTGCTGTCTTTACCGGAGGAGGCTAAAAAGGCCTCCTTTTTGATACTGCCCGGGGTCGGGGCCTTCGATCCAGCTATGAAAAACCTTGCTGGCAGGGGCTGGGACGAGAGGATAATCGACTGGGCAGAGCGTGGAAACCCCATTCTAGGCATCTGCCTGGGAATGCAGCTCATGGCTCAAAGCAGCACCGAAGGAGAGCTGACACCGGGCCTGGGCCTTATAGACGGCCAGGTGGTTAAACTGGACATAACCCCCTCCCCTCACATGGGCTGGAACACCCTATCGGGATCGAAGGAACACTACTACTTCGTCCACAGCTACGGCATCGTCCGATCGAAAGACGTAGCGACCACCACCGAGGTGGGAGGGATGTCTTTCGTGTCGTCGGTGGTCAAAGGCTCGGTGACGGGACTACAGTTCCACCCGGAGAGGAGTGGTCCCTCGGGGCTTCAGCTGCTGGATAAAATAATCAAAGGGAAGGGGCTGTGA
- a CDS encoding 1-(5-phosphoribosyl)-5-[(5-phosphoribosylamino)methylideneamino] imidazole-4-carboxamide isomerase, with protein MRDLELYPAIDLYGGKVVRLENGRFDRMKTYGEDPIETALELARSGCRWLHLIDLEGAKKGRPVHLETLKDIKAATGVSIQYGGGLRTEGQVEEALNGGADRVYLGSLIFKGDPKALWEGFGPKVVPSVDVKGGTVAISGWTETTSLSPDEAIGRLMDVGYRTFLVTSIGRDGTASGPELALYDGLAHRKADLIAAGGIRNLEDIKNLDNAGVSGSVLGTCLYENTLNLKEALEALKC; from the coding sequence GTGAGGGACTTGGAGCTATACCCCGCCATAGACCTATACGGAGGGAAAGTGGTTCGGCTGGAGAACGGCCGGTTCGACAGGATGAAAACCTACGGAGAGGACCCAATCGAGACCGCACTGGAGCTGGCCCGCTCGGGTTGCCGATGGCTTCACCTCATAGACCTGGAGGGAGCCAAAAAAGGAAGGCCGGTCCATCTGGAGACCTTAAAGGACATAAAGGCCGCCACAGGGGTGTCCATACAGTACGGCGGAGGGCTGAGGACCGAAGGGCAGGTGGAAGAGGCTTTAAACGGCGGGGCTGACAGGGTTTACCTCGGGAGCCTCATATTCAAAGGAGACCCAAAAGCACTCTGGGAGGGATTCGGCCCGAAAGTGGTCCCCTCGGTGGACGTCAAAGGGGGAACGGTGGCCATATCGGGCTGGACCGAGACGACCTCCCTGTCCCCAGACGAAGCCATAGGCCGACTGATGGACGTAGGCTACAGGACCTTTTTGGTGACCTCCATAGGCAGAGACGGAACGGCCTCGGGACCGGAGCTGGCCCTTTACGACGGACTGGCCCACAGAAAAGCGGACCTCATAGCGGCGGGAGGCATAAGGAACCTGGAGGACATTAAAAATCTCGATAACGCTGGGGTCTCCGGCTCGGTCCTCGGGACGTGTCTCTACGAAAACACCTTAAACCTGAAAGAAGCCCTGGAGGCCCTGAAATGCTGA
- the hisG gene encoding ATP phosphoribosyltransferase produces MITIALPTGRVLKEAIEILEDGGLPVEGLKNPGRELVIEEGSTRYILAKPMDVPLYVHRGVADLALAGSDVLWESGSQLVELLDTGRGLCSLQVAGPPELSDRFKGHRSELMGLKVATKYPEIADRHFSRKAIQIDLVHLNGSIELAPRLGLTDCILDIVQTGSTLKANGLVLLEYVAPVSLRLVASRKGASTMWDRIGPLVNSMKKGSSQQVVA; encoded by the coding sequence ATGATAACCATAGCCTTGCCTACAGGACGGGTGCTTAAAGAGGCGATAGAGATACTGGAGGATGGAGGACTGCCAGTAGAGGGCCTTAAAAACCCCGGCAGGGAGCTGGTCATAGAGGAGGGGTCAACGAGGTACATCCTGGCAAAACCTATGGACGTGCCCCTATACGTCCATCGTGGCGTAGCCGACCTGGCACTGGCGGGAAGCGACGTCCTCTGGGAGTCGGGAAGCCAGCTTGTGGAGCTTCTGGACACAGGGAGGGGCCTATGTTCCCTACAGGTGGCCGGTCCGCCGGAGCTCTCGGATAGATTCAAAGGCCACAGGTCGGAGCTGATGGGCCTTAAAGTAGCTACAAAATACCCGGAGATAGCGGACAGGCACTTCTCACGAAAGGCCATACAGATAGACCTGGTACACCTAAACGGCTCTATAGAGCTGGCTCCACGGCTTGGGCTCACCGACTGCATACTGGACATAGTCCAGACCGGATCGACATTGAAGGCCAACGGCCTGGTCTTGCTGGAATACGTCGCTCCGGTGTCACTGCGGCTGGTGGCGAGCAGAAAAGGGGCCTCCACCATGTGGGACAGAATAGGCCCCCTAGTGAACTCCATGAAAAAGGGAAGCTCCCAGCAGGTGGTCGCATGA